A section of the Bos indicus isolate NIAB-ARS_2022 breed Sahiwal x Tharparkar chromosome 26, NIAB-ARS_B.indTharparkar_mat_pri_1.0, whole genome shotgun sequence genome encodes:
- the ITPRIP gene encoding inositol 1,4,5-trisphosphate receptor-interacting protein isoform X2 codes for MALGLFRVCLVVVTAIINHPLLFPRENTTVPENEEEIIRQMQAHQEKLQLEQLRLEEEMARLAADKEAEKEALERVAEEGQQQNESRTAWDLWSTLCMILFLVIEVWRQDHQDAPSPECLGSDEDELPDLEGAPLRGLTLPNRATLDHFYERCIRGATADAARTREFVEGFVDDLLEALRSLCSRDSDMEVEDFIGVDSMYENWQVNKPLLCDLFVPFMPPEPYHFHPELWCSSRSVPLDRQGYGQIKVVRADEDTLGCICGKTKLGEDMLCLLHGRNNVVHHGSKAADPLCAPNSPYLDTMRVMKWFQTALTRAWHRIEHKYEFDLAFGQLDTPGSLKIRFRSGKFMPFNLIPVIQCDDSDLYFVSHLAREPGGGTRASSTDWLLSFAVYERHFLRVTSKALPEGACHLSCLQIASFLLSKQSRLTGPSGLGSYHLKTALLHLLLARRPADWKAEQLDARLHELLCFLEKSLLEKKLQHFFIGNRKVPQAMGLPEAVRRAEPLNLFRPFVLQRSLYRKTVDSFYEMLKNAPALISEYSLHIPSDHASLPPKTVIL; via the coding sequence ATGGCCCTGGGGCTTTTCCGGGTGTGCCTAGTGGTGGTGACGGCCATCATCAACCACCCACTGCTGTTCCCGCGAGAGAACACCACAGTCCCCGAGAACGAGGAGGAGATCATCCGTCAGATGCAGGCGCACCAGGAGAAGCTGCAGCTGGAGCAGCTgcgcctggaggaggagatggcgcGGCTGGCAGCCGACAAGGAGGCTGAGAAGGAGGCATTGGAGCGGGTGGCGGAGGAGGGCCAGCAGCAGAATGAGAGCCGCACCGCCTGGGACCTATGGAGCACTCTCTGCATGATCCTCTTCCTGGTGATCGAGGTGTGGCGGCAAGACCACCAGGACGCGCCCTCACCCGAGTGCCTGGGCTCGGACGAGGACGAGCTGCCCGACCTGGAGGGCGCCCCGCTCCGGGGCCTCACCCTGCCCAACAGGGCCACGCTCGACCACTTCTACGAGCGCTGCATCCGGGGGGCCACAGCAGATGCCGCCCGCACCCGGGAGTTTGTGGAAGGCTTCGTGGATGACTTACTGGAAGCCCTGAGGAGCCTGTGCAGCCGGGACTCGGACATGGAGGTGGAGGACTTCATCGGCGTGGACAGCATGTACGAGAACTGGCAGGTGAACAAGCCTCTGCTGTGCGATCTCTTCGTACCCTTCATGCCCCCGGAGCCCTACCACTTCCACCCAGAGCTCTGGTGCTCCAGCCGCTCCGTGCCTTTGGATCGCCAGGGCTATGGCCAGATCAAGGTGGTCCGGGCCGATGAGGACACGCTGGGCTGTATCTGCGGCAAGACCAAGCTTGGAGAAGACATGCTGTGTCTCCTCCACGGCAGGAACAACGTGGTGCACCACGGCAGCAAGGCAGCAGACCCGCTGTGCGCCCCCAACTCCCCGTACCTGGACACCATGCGCGTCATGAAGTGGTTCCAGACCGCCCTCACCAGAGCCTGGCACCGCATCGAGCACAAGTACGAGTTCGACCTGGCCTTTGGTCAGCTGGACACCCCAGGGTCCCTCAAGATCAGGTTCCGCTCGGGGAAGTTCATGCCCTTCAACCTGATTCCCGTGATCCAGTGTGACGACTCCGACCTGTACTTCGTCTCCCACCTTGCCCGGGAGCCCGGCGGGGGAACCCGGGCATCCAGCACCGATTGGCTTCTGTCCTTCGCTGTCTATGAGCGCCACTTCCTCAGGGTAACCTCGAAGGCGCTGCCCGAGGGCGCCTGCCACCTCAGCTGCTTGCAGATCGCCTCCTTCCTGCTCTCCAAGCAGAGCCGCCTGACCGGCCCCAGCGGCTTGGGCAGCTACCACCTGAAGACCGCCCTTCTGCACCTCTTGCTCGCCCGGCGGCCTGCCGACTGGAAAGCCGAGCAGCTCGACGCTCGTCTCCACGAACTGCTCTGCTTCCTGGAGAAGAGCCTGCTGGAGAAGAAGCTCCAGCACTTTTTCATCGGCAACCGGAAGGTGCCACAGGCCATGGGGCTCCCTGAGGCCGTGCGCAGGGCGGAGCCTCTCAACCTCTTCCGGCCCTTCGTCCTACAGCGAAGTCTCTACCGGAAGACAGTGGACTCCTTCTATGAGATGCTCAAGAATGCCCCAGCGCTCATTAGCGAGTACTCCCTCCATATCCCCTCAGACCATGCCAGCCTGCCCCCCAAAACTGTCATCTTGTAG
- the ITPRIP gene encoding inositol 1,4,5-trisphosphate receptor-interacting protein isoform X1, producing the protein MRHGLNRHPEGREGEVFLGQEEDHLVVPTRYTGSTWAVWNLGCLPVGSSNPFILVAHPVTSAEWKHLTSDITVAQGNRHLHLKLYWEEREPPNCKTHVEGKERCKCYIHRKAAAMALGLFRVCLVVVTAIINHPLLFPRENTTVPENEEEIIRQMQAHQEKLQLEQLRLEEEMARLAADKEAEKEALERVAEEGQQQNESRTAWDLWSTLCMILFLVIEVWRQDHQDAPSPECLGSDEDELPDLEGAPLRGLTLPNRATLDHFYERCIRGATADAARTREFVEGFVDDLLEALRSLCSRDSDMEVEDFIGVDSMYENWQVNKPLLCDLFVPFMPPEPYHFHPELWCSSRSVPLDRQGYGQIKVVRADEDTLGCICGKTKLGEDMLCLLHGRNNVVHHGSKAADPLCAPNSPYLDTMRVMKWFQTALTRAWHRIEHKYEFDLAFGQLDTPGSLKIRFRSGKFMPFNLIPVIQCDDSDLYFVSHLAREPGGGTRASSTDWLLSFAVYERHFLRVTSKALPEGACHLSCLQIASFLLSKQSRLTGPSGLGSYHLKTALLHLLLARRPADWKAEQLDARLHELLCFLEKSLLEKKLQHFFIGNRKVPQAMGLPEAVRRAEPLNLFRPFVLQRSLYRKTVDSFYEMLKNAPALISEYSLHIPSDHASLPPKTVIL; encoded by the exons ATGAGGCATGGCCTGAACAGGCACccagaggggagagagggtgAGGTTTTTCTGGGACAGGAAGAGGATCATTTGGTTGTGCCCACGAGGTATACAGGGTCCACCTGGGCAGTTTGGAACCTGGGATGTCTTCCTGTAGGAAGCTCAAACCCCTTCATCCTCGTGGCCCACCCCGTGACATCAGCAGAATGGAAGCACCTCACCAGTGACATCACTGTTGCCCAAGGCAACAGACACCTCCACCTTAAGTTATACTGGGAGGAACGAGAACCACCCAACTGTAAGACACATGTTGAAGGGAAGGAGCGCTGCAAGTGCTACATCCACAG GAAAGCTGCCGCCATGGCCCTGGGGCTTTTCCGGGTGTGCCTAGTGGTGGTGACGGCCATCATCAACCACCCACTGCTGTTCCCGCGAGAGAACACCACAGTCCCCGAGAACGAGGAGGAGATCATCCGTCAGATGCAGGCGCACCAGGAGAAGCTGCAGCTGGAGCAGCTgcgcctggaggaggagatggcgcGGCTGGCAGCCGACAAGGAGGCTGAGAAGGAGGCATTGGAGCGGGTGGCGGAGGAGGGCCAGCAGCAGAATGAGAGCCGCACCGCCTGGGACCTATGGAGCACTCTCTGCATGATCCTCTTCCTGGTGATCGAGGTGTGGCGGCAAGACCACCAGGACGCGCCCTCACCCGAGTGCCTGGGCTCGGACGAGGACGAGCTGCCCGACCTGGAGGGCGCCCCGCTCCGGGGCCTCACCCTGCCCAACAGGGCCACGCTCGACCACTTCTACGAGCGCTGCATCCGGGGGGCCACAGCAGATGCCGCCCGCACCCGGGAGTTTGTGGAAGGCTTCGTGGATGACTTACTGGAAGCCCTGAGGAGCCTGTGCAGCCGGGACTCGGACATGGAGGTGGAGGACTTCATCGGCGTGGACAGCATGTACGAGAACTGGCAGGTGAACAAGCCTCTGCTGTGCGATCTCTTCGTACCCTTCATGCCCCCGGAGCCCTACCACTTCCACCCAGAGCTCTGGTGCTCCAGCCGCTCCGTGCCTTTGGATCGCCAGGGCTATGGCCAGATCAAGGTGGTCCGGGCCGATGAGGACACGCTGGGCTGTATCTGCGGCAAGACCAAGCTTGGAGAAGACATGCTGTGTCTCCTCCACGGCAGGAACAACGTGGTGCACCACGGCAGCAAGGCAGCAGACCCGCTGTGCGCCCCCAACTCCCCGTACCTGGACACCATGCGCGTCATGAAGTGGTTCCAGACCGCCCTCACCAGAGCCTGGCACCGCATCGAGCACAAGTACGAGTTCGACCTGGCCTTTGGTCAGCTGGACACCCCAGGGTCCCTCAAGATCAGGTTCCGCTCGGGGAAGTTCATGCCCTTCAACCTGATTCCCGTGATCCAGTGTGACGACTCCGACCTGTACTTCGTCTCCCACCTTGCCCGGGAGCCCGGCGGGGGAACCCGGGCATCCAGCACCGATTGGCTTCTGTCCTTCGCTGTCTATGAGCGCCACTTCCTCAGGGTAACCTCGAAGGCGCTGCCCGAGGGCGCCTGCCACCTCAGCTGCTTGCAGATCGCCTCCTTCCTGCTCTCCAAGCAGAGCCGCCTGACCGGCCCCAGCGGCTTGGGCAGCTACCACCTGAAGACCGCCCTTCTGCACCTCTTGCTCGCCCGGCGGCCTGCCGACTGGAAAGCCGAGCAGCTCGACGCTCGTCTCCACGAACTGCTCTGCTTCCTGGAGAAGAGCCTGCTGGAGAAGAAGCTCCAGCACTTTTTCATCGGCAACCGGAAGGTGCCACAGGCCATGGGGCTCCCTGAGGCCGTGCGCAGGGCGGAGCCTCTCAACCTCTTCCGGCCCTTCGTCCTACAGCGAAGTCTCTACCGGAAGACAGTGGACTCCTTCTATGAGATGCTCAAGAATGCCCCAGCGCTCATTAGCGAGTACTCCCTCCATATCCCCTCAGACCATGCCAGCCTGCCCCCCAAAACTGTCATCTTGTAG